aaggcggcggcggccgctccGACCCGAGGCAACGAGGGGGGCATGTCTTCGGATGAAATCACTTACTTGCCCGCTTCCTGTCTTTGTTCTCTTTGTCCGAGGCcccatcgtcatcatcgtccgACGTGTGCTCGTGATCCTGAAAGACACGCCTCCACATTtacgactgtgtgtgtgtgtttgtatgtgtgtgtttgcacacgCAGAGAGAGCGTGTTTGCCTTACTAGCTGTCTGATGGTGTCCTGTACAACTTTCAGCCAATCAGCAATGATACTCTCTGTGTCGTACTGCATCAGATACTCGCAACCTTGACGAGTCCTCAGctacacacacaagcatatCAACAAAAGCCGGAACATCAATGATGCGCAACTGCAGTCTCGAGACTGACCTCCAGGACATTCTTCTTAGACGACTTTTCCTTGGGTGCCCAGCACACCGAAGCTCCTCTCAGTTCCACCGTGTATTCCGGAACAATCTGGGAGCCCTAAGAATGAGTGACAAGACGAGACAAGACGTGAGCGTGGCAGGAGTACTTTTGGAGGCCAAGGTGAAAAGTCAGCCACCATGTTACTGCTGGGCGCAGACTTGGGGTCCCGGTGGAAAGTTAGGATGCCGCCATGCAGGACAGTCCAAGATTGACTCCAGTTCTTCCTGTCAGCACGACAATTGTGAtgacaacaatgacaaaaacgaggagaaaacaacaagaaaaagccTCACCGGATCTTCTTGCCGTTATCGACTACTTTGGTCTTGTTGACGATACCAGCCTTCTCCAGCAGGTGTCCCTACAGGCATAGACAGAAAGTCACATCATCGCTGTCATCCAATGCCTCGATATGGCCGACCGTCACCAGGAGGCGCCCGAAACCCGGGTTAGTTGAGCCTGTCCAAGCGTGTTCCCACAGCAACCGCAAACAATTGGAAGTGCAAGAATACAACAGCTGCCGGTGGCCAATCAAAGGGCAGGATCTGCGTGTACCTGCTGGGAGTCTGAGCTCCGATCGGACAGATTCCTCCTCAAGCTCAACCTATCACAGAGCTTGACACACAATGACATTATCAGCACGcgggtgggtgtgtatgtctgcgtgcgtgtgttggtcggtgtgtgtttcagtgtgcttatgtgtgtgtgtgtgtgtgtgtgtgtacctgcgTGGTGTCCGGCGAGTCTCTGCTGATGTCGGCGAGGTTCCTCCAGTGTCGCGAAGCAAACGTCTGGGGAACACAAGCAAGTTTGTCAGCCCGCCGCGAGTCACGTCACACGCGGCAACAAGCCGATGGGCGCCAGCCGCAACTTACGTCCTCGGCCACGCTGTGTCGCCATGCCACGCGCTGATCGGGCTTGCCGTTTGCCATCCGGAGACCATCCTGGCGCTCCAGGTGCGCTCTGGGAATGATGTGCTGCCGGGCATGCTGGGAAACGTCATACAACATGGTGCGGGTTGTCATAGGGACGGGACTGCGATATTTGCAAAACCCCGATTGCAGAGATTTGTGTGCCAGTTTGAGATGCGAGCGATTCAAGTTTTTCACCAAAAACTATTACAAGTTGTCTATTTCAAACACATAGCGACTGCTCACTTAACCCTAACGTACAATGAGAAAGACCACAGACACAGGCTAATGATTAGCATGGACGTGGTAGCATTAAATGATCTCTGCAGAGAAAAGGCGACGGTACCGTTTAGTTGTATGCAttgtttttgcatgtgtgtcATTGATATTAAGtctatttaactcattcgctcccaaagacgtttttagacgtcttttcagacttagtttagaattggctggtactgaatgagtttaatgATGAACGGATGTATTTTGTGCTTAACGCTAGGGCTGAAATATTGACTAAAATATTCCCCAATCACCACGTTGGGATTTTTGAGATGGTTTACTACAAATTGTTGCGACTGTGTATGTCTACcagcgtgcatgcatgtgtgttatGGAGGAAGGTACCATCATGAAGACGGTGTCATTGTCGGGCTGCGCGTCAACGGGATAATCTTCTTCTGGCAGTGGAGGCTGCAGGTTCGGTCAACACACACAGCACAAGCAAACAATCAAGAGTAAGTAATATAACCCGTGAGCATCAAAGTGCGCCAATGATCTGGTACCGGGCCGTCGACGGGCTTGGTGGGTTCATCGGTCATCGTGGGGGCAGCGTGGGGCGCCGGCATTGGCGCGTTCCAGGAGGTGGCACCAGACACTGGGTTGTAGTAGTAGAGCCTCCCGGAGTTTTGATCCATCAGCTGTTCCCAAATCTCGCAGCCAGACTGGAGGGATGGATAGCCCTTCAGCATTTGACTAAAATATTCTCACTTGTGGTATTCTGGCTCCCTCTCGTGCTATGTGAAATAATTTCTaattcatgattattatttttattttactgttgaGGAGAATATTTTTATCTGTAAAATCGGTTTGTTTCGAAACTTGAATTCAGGTACAGGTTATATTTCACTTTCATTTGCAGCACATTTAACCGAGTCATAATTTAAGAAAGGTTGCTTTCATTTTCCTAGATTTTAATGTTCAAACGGTACtcacaaaaatgtgaaatatatGTTTTGAGAATAATGTGCGAAGTTAAagcgtcttttgttttgttacctGTGGCGAGGGTGTCGGTGACGACGCGGATGGGACGAGTGACGAGACCGGGGGGGACGACGGTTGCGGCGAGGGCGAGCGTGGGTGCGACCAGGTGCTCTGTCGAGTCAGTGGGTGGAAGTAAAACACCCTCCCACTCTCCTTGTCCGTGTGCATCTGCAACAGAGCCCCTTCACAATAAAATAACCTACTTCCTGTTACTCTTTATATGGGCATTTTCCAGctctccacccaaaaaaacattcacatcaGGATGATTCGTGATCTCAAACGTTaacattcatattttaaatgcCTGCATACTGTCCTCAATCAGATGTATGGGCTTCGTCTGAGCGAGAGAGTGATGCAAGAGTCGCTTTTCATATAAAATTTTGACATCAACTTAAAAgcgatcttttgtttttttttttttcctcggttGCCTCAATTCCTGTTTGTGCAAGTATCAGATGAGGCCCCAACACTTCCTGCTTTATATTGCTtccatgaaaataaaagcatcattttcaaaataaaagtcagacAATTCTTTTCAGGATCCAAAATCTGCACACACTGACCTGCCATCCTTGTTGAGTGGGGCTGAGTGGGGAGAGGCTTATTATTTCAGAGGAGGTGCTTGAAGAGGAGAGGGTGGGCCCTGTGGTGGAAGGGGCGGGGTCAGGTAGCTGCGATGGCTCGGAGGCGGGATCACAGGTCTGCTGATGTcaggacaaacacacacgcacacacagacacacacacacacacggatgaatgaatatttcaggcTTCTTTCTCGGGTTTCCCGTGTTAGCCAAAAGGCGTCACCGTGGCGACAATAAGACAAGAAGCAGCCATCAAATTCCTCATCATGCCTCGCTAGCCACAGTGGTGACATCCCATCGACATCAACATAATGGCCTATAGATGCCCCCCAGATGGCTTGTCAAAATGAAGCTACTACCCTCTGGTCAACATAGTTCCTGCTTGGCTCCCACAAGACAAATTCTCTCAAACATTGCTGACAAAACTTCTCCTTTCCTAAGCTCAAGTGCGCACGCATCACCATGCTGATTGAACgtcattttttgttgtaaaaGATCACGTGACAGCGCCTGGAATGTCGACACCCATACGTCCCTAATTATGAATCAATTATCAAGGCAGCTGTCGATTCATTTGATCATCGATTAATTGTTGATTCGTCGAGGAATCGTTGCGCACCCACAATGGACATTTGTGATGACAGCCAAACTGCTTGTACACGGTGAGCGAATCGTGAAAAGTTGCGGAATGTCGCAGATTGCACATGGTAGGCGGTGGGGCCGTTACCTGATTGGGAGGCGGAGCCGGGTTCAACTCTCCAATCAGAGCGTCCAGGTGCAGATCCTGGATGGACTCATAGATGTGGTTGGactctttttcctctttgtgcTCCTCAATCTCCTCTGGGTCGTCGCTGTCCTGTTCACTGTCCTCCGTGGCCTCGAtggtttcctcttcctcttcctgttccATTTCTTGCCTCCCGGCCACCGCCTCCTCTCTGTCTTCCTGCGAGGGTCCACCCTCGGACTCTTTGAGGGCCTGCACGTCGGGTATGGTAGGCGTGTCTACGGGGATGGGCAGTGTGTGGGGTCGGGCGGCAGGTGGGTCAGCCGGGATGAAACCAATGTTTCTATGCTCCTCGGGCAGTGTTTTCACCGTTACGCCGTCGGTTTTGTCGGCACAGTCAGGACCCAAGGGGGCGCCAGAGTGGCGCGGCACTGTGGCGAGGGGCGGCGGCAGGTCCAGGAAGTCCAGCGGGACGCCAAATGTGGACATGCGATTCTCTGTCTTACGGTAGCCACCGGACATGTCCGGTTTGAGCCGGATGGGCACTTCGTCGCCGAGTTTGCTTCTGGTCCCGCCGGGCTCCTCCAGAACCTTGGGAACGGGTACCGACACGGGGACCGGGGTCACTACCGGAGTGGGGACCGGGGTTGCCTCAGGAGGTGGCGGGTGGGCAAAGTCCAGAGGTGATGGCGCGTCGGGTGGGAGCTCCTTGACATACTTCGCCGGGATGTAGAAGGGTTTGGAGGTGTGGTCGCGCCGCACCTGCCACCAGTGGGCGTTGGTCTTGGCCAGCAGGACGTAGCGCTCGTTGGGCTTGATGGAGATGATGGAGCCATCGCGACCCTTGTACTCGTACTGGAACTCCACCAATACCAGACCCACACCTTCAACAAAACCACAAGACGGGGCTCAAAATCACAGACCCGAATTCTTCGACTTCACTGTCAAAAAAATTCAAGTCATTTGTGACATTTGCGGAGGACGGATGCCTCCGCCAGGTCCATGTATCTCTGATAAGTGGGCATCTCCAAGGGTATGCGCCCGCTTACATAGTGCTCATTTGCCAACCAAAAGAATTCACCAAACCAACCAATGCAGCATTTCATCCTTTTTCttgtcaaaatggaaaaaaaaattgggggggctTACTCCGCtcctgtattttactgttggtcAGTTGAGGGGCCCTTTCAATAACTGTTAGGGTTGGTGCTGGGTGTCAAAAAGTTTGAGACCCACTGGCTTCCTAAACGCAATCTCATCTCATCACagagtgctaaaaaaaaaaaaaaaaaatggctgctggCTAATGCTAAAACGAACTCAAATCCGGTGAAAAAGTGAAGCAGACTAACCTTTCCCCAGCAAGGCGGGcgtggttgccatggtgatagCAGACTCGCCCCCTCAGCTTGACGGACAGGCGGCCGCGCCACGGGTGAGGGGTGAAAGGTTAAGCGTAACCATCCGCAATCTAAGAGACAACAGGAAGTACAAATATCATCTGAAATGGGGCACCGCGCACACAAAATGGTTGTCGGTGGAATGTTGGAAGCGCTCGTGTCCACCCTGTCATGACATGTCCTAACCTAcactcattcacactcacaaactcaccATGGTATAAACACACAAAGGtggcaacacgcacacacaccagtcAATCAAGAacaagtaacacacacacataccggtCGATACACACTAAAACaacaatcaacacacacacacacacacgttaacatacacacaacaaacattatagtcaacacacacgcacagaccaGTCAAGACACACACCGGTGAACATATTAACGCCAGTCACCACGCAAGTCAACACATAGGCTATTCCATGTATGACGTCACTTCTGTCGCCAAATAAAGATCATATTGTTTcgtgcgcacacacaacacgcaagcaagcaggcacacacacacacacacacacacacagaacaataGTAGGAGGTGCAGCTCGGCCTTGTTTTGTTGACAGAGGGAAGTGTCTGCTTCCTGTTCGCCCAAAGCCCCACCCATCGGTCACCACCCTTCGGTGACATCACAAACACGTGCccgcatgcatacacacatgcacgtacAGTGTGAATGTTTTATATGTGACTTAGTAAGTTAGTGCAGAGAGCTCCGGGTTCAaagtcttgtgacttgtttgaCATGGCAAAGTGACTGACACACTTGTCGATGGTCACACGAtgcgcgcccacacacacacacacactgtgtttCCTGGTCACACAACTATAGTAAGACTGCTTCAAAGTCAGATGAAGGAGTTTCGTCCCTTGACTATGCTGTACAAGTCATGCtgttctaagataagataatatatcctttattcgtcccacactggggaaatttacatttttttacataataTCTGCTTTATGGGATGGACTGGTCGCCACTCAGTCGCAGAACACATCtggagacaaccattcacatcgtTCCCGAGTGATAGCAACTTTATAACTCAATTTTACAAGGAGAGTTTTGGAGTAAAGTTGACTTGCATCGCAATGTTACATTCAGCCGCATTTTGCGGTGTGCAGTGGCCTGAAGAGGCAAAGAGAGAAAACTTTGATCTATGGAGGAGAAGCCAGCAACCGCAAGTAAGTTAGCATTGTgctacaaaacaacaacttgcaaTATGAATATTAGGCAACCTTGGCATCCTTCCGTGAGGTTCGGGTGaacagaacatttttttcacatatgCCCCATcacttgagctttttttttgtgtgtgtgtgtgtgtgtgtttcttgggaccaaaaacaaacattgaacgCCCGTGATCTTTGATTCCTCAGGTGGCACTGCATGAACAATTGGCATCATTGGGCGAAGAATGTCACCACGTTTGCTCAGTAACAATTCAGAAAACCACTTTCAATTAGAACAGTTTGTCGCTACATCTACAGAGGCGAAACGCCGCCGGCTTCTCTGGGCCCGAGCTCACTGATACAAAGTGAAAAAGTGTGCTGGGATCGTACAAGCGcagatttcaaaatgttttgggaaaTCATGGATGTCGTATCCTCCTGCCAAAGAGAAAAAGGACCATTCAGATTGCTCTCAGCGCACCGTTCAAAAGTGAACATCTGGGATGGGATGAAGGTGTGTTAGAGTCCATGGCCATGGGTAATGTGCAtatctgtgaaggcaccattaatgctgaaGGGCACACACAGGTTTTGGAGCAAATTATGTTGCCATCCAAGCAACTTGTTTTTCAGGGACGTCCCTGCTTTTTTCAGCAATACAATTCTAAGCCACATTCTGCATGTTACAACACAAAAGAGTGAGTACTAGACTGAcatgccagcagtccagacctgtcgcCCATTGAAGAGATATATGACACAATATGAAgtgcaaaatgtgacaaatgacaCCTGGGATGGGTGAGCAACTGaagctgtacatgaagcaagaatgggaaagaattccacctgcGAAGCTTCAACAATAAGTGTCCCCAATTTCCAAATGCTTATTGAGTGTTGTTAAAAGGAAGAGTGATGTAACACAGAGGTAAATGTCCCAAGTTTGATGAAACATGTCgcaggcatcaaattcaaaacggGTGAATATATgcaacataataataatttcccttctgaattctgattgtaatttccccattgcaggacaaataaaggttatcttaataataataatattaacatactgtatatcagttacaatattaaatatattgtctt
This region of Hippocampus zosterae strain Florida chromosome 17, ASM2543408v3, whole genome shotgun sequence genomic DNA includes:
- the arhgap27l gene encoding rho GTPase-activating protein 27, translating into MATTPALLGKGVGLVLVEFQYEYKGRDGSIISIKPNERYVLLAKTNAHWWQVRRDHTSKPFYIPAKYVKELPPDAPSPLDFAHPPPPEATPVPTPVVTPVPVSVPVPKVLEEPGGTRSKLGDEVPIRLKPDMSGGYRKTENRMSTFGVPLDFLDLPPPLATVPRHSGAPLGPDCADKTDGVTVKTLPEEHRNIGFIPADPPAARPHTLPIPVDTPTIPDVQALKESEGGPSQEDREEAVAGRQEMEQEEEEETIEATEDSEQDSDDPEEIEEHKEEKESNHIYESIQDLHLDALIGELNPAPPPNQQTCDPASEPSQLPDPAPSTTGPTLSSSSTSSEIISLSPLSPTQQGWQMHTDKESGRVFYFHPLTRQSTWSHPRSPSPQPSSPPVSSLVPSASSPTPSPQSGCEIWEQLMDQNSGRLYYYNPVSGATSWNAPMPAPHAAPTMTDEPTKPVDGPPPLPEEDYPVDAQPDNDTVFMMHARQHIIPRAHLERQDGLRMANGKPDQRVAWRHSVAEDTFASRHWRNLADISRDSPDTTQLCDRLSLRRNLSDRSSDSQQGHLLEKAGIVNKTKVVDNGKKIRKNWSQSWTVLHGGILTFHRDPKSAPSSNMGSQIVPEYTVELRGASVCWAPKEKSSKKNVLELRTRQGCEYLMQYDTESIIADWLKVVQDTIRQLDHEHTSDDDDDGASDKENKDRKRASNRSLSGADAEQTRVRTKLRRFLQRRPTLQSVKEKGYIRDNVFGCHLDTLCHRENTTIPKFVEKCIKAVERRGLDVDGIYRVSGNLAVIQKLRHKADHEEHLDVDDGQWEDIHVLTGALKLFLRELPEPLFPFSFFDKFIAAIQIPDYSLRVSYMKDLVRSLPLPNHDTMELLFRHLLRVVEHKDANRMSVQSMAIVFGPTLLRPQTESANMTIHMVFQSQIVELMLNEFHTVFVQR